Proteins encoded in a region of the Perognathus longimembris pacificus isolate PPM17 chromosome 11, ASM2315922v1, whole genome shotgun sequence genome:
- the LOC125359957 gene encoding 60S ribosomal protein L23a-like, producing MAPKAKKGAPAPSKAEAKEKALKAKKAVLKGVHSHKKKIRTSPTFRGPKTLRLRRQPKYPRKSAPRRNKLSHYAIIKFLLTTESAMKKIEDNNTLVFIVDVKANKHQIKQAVKKLYDNDVAKVNTLIRPDGEKKAYVRLAPDYDALDVANKIGII from the coding sequence atggcgccgaaagCTAAGAAGGGAGCTCCGGCCCCTTCTAAAGCCGAAGCCAAGGAAAAGGCTTTGAAGGCCAAGAAGGCAGTGCTGAAAGGTGTCCACAGCCACAAAAAGAAGATACGCACTTCACCCACCTTCCGGGGACCCAAGACGCTGCGGCTCCGGAGACAGCCCAAATACCCTCGGAAGAGTGCCCCGAGGAGAAACAAGCTTTCTCACTATGCTATCATCAAGTTCCTCCTGACCACTGAGTCAGCCATGAAGAAGATAGAAGACAACAACACACTTGTGTTCATTGTGGATGTCAAGGCCAACAAGCATCAGATCAAACAGGCTGTGAAGAAGCTCTATGACAATGATGTAGCTAAGGTCAATACCCTGATCAGACCtgatggagagaagaaagcataTGTTCGACTGGCTCCTGATTATGATGCCTTAGATGTTGCCAACAAAATTGGAATCATCTAA